CGCGCCGATGGTGCCCCGCGACGTCGGCCTGGTGATCGGCGAGACCGGCATCTCGCGGGACGATCGGATCCTCGACGCGGGGACCGGGACGGGGGTCCTCGCGGCGTCGATGGCCCGGGCCGGCGCGTCGGTCGTGACTTACGAACAGGACCCCGACTTCGCCGACGTCGCCCGCGAGAACATGGCGCTGGGCGGGGTCGCCGACGCCGTCGAGGTTCGGACCGGCGACGTCACCGACGACCTCGCCGACCTCGGGGCGGCGTCGTTCGACGTGATCACGCTCGACACCGCCGACGCGCCGGCGGTCGTGGCCCGCGCGCCCGAGTTGCTCGTCGACGGCGGGTTCGTCGCCGTCTACAGCCCGTTCGTCGAGTCGACCCGGGAGGTCGCCCGGACGGCGCGCGAGGCGGGCCTGGCGAACGTCCGGACGCGGGAGACGATCCAGCGGGAGATGGACTTCGACGACCGTGGCTCGCGTCCGTCGACGGCACCCGTCGGACACACGGGATACCTGACGATCGCCCGAAACGAGTAGCCGGCATCGACGACCGTGCTATTGACGCGGTAACTCGTCGGTCGACGACCCAAACACTGTTGGCACTGCTCCTTTGATGTTCCCGACCCAACGTGTATCCGCCGTTCGAGAACGGCACACTGCCATCCAGTGACGCTGCCAACGGACCCCCAGACGTTGGTTGCGCCGAATCCCACCAGCCACCTACCGTCGTGCCGTCGGGAGCCGGTGCTGGCACCCCGCCGCTTCCGGCGAGACACGGTTTTCGCACCGATCGG
The nucleotide sequence above comes from Halosolutus halophilus. Encoded proteins:
- a CDS encoding methyltransferase domain-containing protein, translated to MSSPSSDPRVSQPVLLVRGDREYLVEPGTEKGTDLGVLEIPADVEPGDAIETHLGNEFRVRRLRGPDLFHHFERTGAPMVPRDVGLVIGETGISRDDRILDAGTGTGVLAASMARAGASVVTYEQDPDFADVARENMALGGVADAVEVRTGDVTDDLADLGAASFDVITLDTADAPAVVARAPELLVDGGFVAVYSPFVESTREVARTAREAGLANVRTRETIQREMDFDDRGSRPSTAPVGHTGYLTIARNE